A stretch of Desulfobacter hydrogenophilus DNA encodes these proteins:
- a CDS encoding peptidylprolyl isomerase: MKKTWVLGLLAGVVCGSVLFVWGCQPKSDPLVEFDGGVLTSQDLDAHYEKLKNSSQFRGRTEQLTPEFVFDHAVNMEMIITKGLKEKLHQDPRIRAQIHAYMSDLFLKIMQDQLVPEINKDDFTEDQLKAFYEDNKDSYTTPAMLSVKMIKTDDENTALEAREQINSGDLDFIQAAARYSTDKKTANRGGDIGTRALKKFKPGWREVIGGLEPDVLSGPHQILDGWFLFELVAKTEPVVHTFEEKQAYIRNDLMYNQYRQAWQNTYDQLKKEYEVKVDQDQLDNFIRERTAKTDDSGEAA, from the coding sequence ATGAAAAAGACGTGGGTGTTAGGCCTTTTGGCAGGTGTTGTATGTGGCAGTGTTTTATTTGTCTGGGGATGTCAGCCCAAGAGTGATCCTTTGGTGGAATTTGACGGCGGGGTCCTGACAAGCCAGGATCTGGATGCCCATTATGAAAAATTGAAAAATTCGTCACAGTTCAGGGGACGTACAGAGCAGCTTACACCGGAATTTGTCTTTGACCATGCCGTGAACATGGAGATGATCATTACTAAGGGCCTAAAGGAAAAACTGCACCAGGATCCCCGAATTCGGGCCCAGATCCATGCCTATATGTCGGATCTGTTTTTGAAAATCATGCAGGATCAGCTGGTTCCGGAAATCAACAAAGACGACTTCACCGAAGATCAGCTTAAAGCGTTTTACGAAGACAATAAAGACAGCTATACCACGCCTGCCATGCTCAGTGTGAAAATGATAAAAACCGATGATGAGAATACCGCCCTGGAAGCCAGGGAGCAGATCAATTCGGGCGACCTGGATTTCATCCAGGCGGCTGCCAGATACTCCACTGACAAAAAAACCGCGAACCGGGGCGGGGACATCGGAACCAGAGCGTTGAAAAAATTTAAGCCCGGCTGGCGGGAAGTCATTGGGGGCCTTGAACCGGATGTCTTATCCGGCCCCCATCAGATACTGGACGGGTGGTTTTTGTTTGAACTGGTTGCAAAGACAGAACCTGTGGTTCACACCTTTGAGGAGAAACAGGCCTATATTAGAAATGATCTGATGTATAACCAGTACCGGCAGGCCTGGCAGAATACCTATGACCAGCTTAAAAAAGAATATGAGGTCAAGGTGGACCAGGACCAGCTGGATAATTTTATCCGGGAACGTACGGCCAAAACAGACGATTCGGGCGAAGCGGCCTGA
- a CDS encoding type II secretion system F family protein — MPIFKYSAVDPEGNKIKNTITAPDEGAAGRLLTADGFIIQEIHELTGAAAGMGTTPFSFGVGTKELVLFFRMFSSLIHSNLSISESMGILHMQSESRTMRNALINVKGEIEAGVRLSDAFAKYPKIFSTLVVNMIRAGELGGILDVVLVRISDYLEGKAALRRKMVLSMIYPAVILVVTVGVIGFFMGFVIPKFASLLQGRSLPANTQFLLDSSEFLQSNVLGILTGSFIVTGLIVLLLATPSTRIYIDRYKIYVPVIGPIMRYGVIVQFSRTFASLLESGITLIDSLNSVAGTVPNLEVQQLIDEMNQRVMAGLALSSALKGKKFFTPMFQAMIKIGEETGLMDQSMRSVENLHNQILESKIDKMTAMIEPVLIMILGSIVGYVAWGLVAGMFALYTS, encoded by the coding sequence ATGCCCATTTTTAAATATTCTGCGGTTGACCCCGAAGGCAACAAGATTAAGAACACCATCACGGCGCCGGATGAGGGGGCGGCTGGCCGGCTGCTCACGGCGGACGGGTTTATTATTCAAGAAATTCATGAACTTACCGGTGCCGCGGCCGGTATGGGTACAACGCCCTTTTCTTTTGGTGTGGGCACCAAGGAGCTGGTGCTGTTTTTCCGGATGTTTTCTTCTCTGATTCATTCCAATTTAAGTATCTCCGAGTCCATGGGCATTTTGCACATGCAGTCCGAATCCCGGACCATGAGAAATGCATTGATTAATGTTAAAGGGGAGATTGAAGCCGGTGTCCGGCTCTCTGATGCGTTTGCCAAATATCCTAAAATTTTTTCCACGCTTGTGGTGAATATGATCCGGGCCGGTGAGCTTGGCGGGATACTGGATGTGGTGCTGGTTCGGATATCCGATTACCTGGAGGGTAAAGCGGCCCTGCGGCGCAAGATGGTGTTAAGCATGATCTACCCGGCTGTGATTTTAGTGGTGACTGTGGGGGTAATCGGCTTTTTTATGGGGTTTGTTATCCCCAAGTTTGCTTCCTTGCTGCAGGGGCGAAGCCTTCCCGCGAACACTCAGTTTTTGCTGGATTCATCCGAGTTTCTGCAGTCCAATGTCCTGGGTATTCTTACCGGCAGTTTTATCGTGACCGGACTCATTGTCCTGCTTCTGGCTACCCCATCCACCCGGATTTATATTGACCGGTATAAAATTTATGTCCCTGTTATCGGCCCTATCATGCGCTACGGGGTGATTGTTCAGTTTTCCCGAACCTTTGCCTCGCTTCTGGAAAGCGGGATCACGCTGATCGACAGTCTTAATTCCGTAGCCGGTACCGTGCCTAATCTTGAGGTACAGCAGTTGATCGATGAGATGAACCAGCGAGTGATGGCGGGGTTGGCCCTGTCTTCCGCCCTTAAGGGTAAAAAGTTTTTTACGCCCATGTTCCAGGCCATGATCAAGATCGGCGAGGAAACGGGCCTGATGGACCAATCCATGCGGTCTGTGGAGAATCTGCACAATCAGATTCTGGAAAGCAAAATCGACAAGATGACGGCTATGATCGAGCCGGTGCTGATCATGATTCTGGGGTCCATTGTGGGGTATGTGGCCTGGGGGCTTGTGGCCGGGATGTTTGCGCTTTATACAAGCTGA